In Dasania marina DSM 21967, the genomic window TTTTCTCTGCCGGTGCGCTGCAGTTCTAGATAAAACCTATCGGGAAACAGAGTCATCCAGCTTTGTAAACGTTCAGCCGCCAGAGCCTGTTTGCCCGATAATAAAGCCCTACCGATTTCACCGGCCTTACCGCCGGACAAAGCAATTAACCCCTCAGCCTTTTCCGCCACCCAGGAGCGTTTAACATATGCCACCCCTAAATACTGACCCTGCTGATAGGCCATAGAAATTAATTCGGTTAAGTTTCTATAGCCTTTGTCGTTTTGCGCCAGTAGGCACAGCTTAGAGACTTGGGTTTCATCGTCATCATCTTTAAGAAAAAAGTCACTGCCATAAATAGGCTTAACACCGGCAGCTACTGCAGCCTTATAAAATTTTATTTGGCCATAAAAATTACAATGGTCGGTTAAAGCTACCGCAGGCATACCCAAGTCTGCCACTTGCTTAACCAAGGGCTTTAGGCGCACCAAACCATCAATGAGCGAAAACTCACTGTGTAGGCGTAAATGGACAAAAGATGGATTCATAACAGGTCGCTCAGAGTCATAGTTATAGCAAACGCAGTTGTTCTATTAGTTTTTTAACCGGGCCAAAAGAACGCCGGTGTATAGGCGTAGGGCCTAACTGCTCTAAAGCCTGCATATGCACTTTAGTGGGGTAGCCTTTATGCCCCGCTAAACCATAGCCGGGGTATATCGCATCCATGGCCTGCATCTCTCGGTCGCGCGTCACTTTCGCCAATATGGACGCTGCGGCAATGGCGGCAACACGGCTATCACCTTTAACCACCGCTTCGGCGGGATAGCGCCACTGCGGGATTTTATTGCCATCCACCAAAACATGCTCAGGTTGCACCGCCAGACCCTCTACCGCTCTGGTCATAGCCAATAAGCTGGCCTGCAAGATATTAATCTGATCTATCTCCTGCACTGAGGCTCTGGCTACACACCAGCTTAAGGCACGCTCTTGAATGAGCGGAAACAAGGCTTCGCGTTTTTTCTCGGTAAGCTTTTTAGAATCGTCCAAGCCCTCTATAGGATTATTGGGATCTAAAATAACCGCCGCGGCAACCACATCACCCGCTAGCGGCCCGCGCCCCACTTCATCAGTACCGGCCATCAGTACGCCTTGATAACTGCTTTCAAAAGCCTCCATTACGCTTGCCCTGCGCTGGTTTCATCGCGACGATGTTGAATCATTTTTAATAATACCTCGGCGGCACGCGCACTGGCGTCCCGTTTTAATTCTTGATGCAACTCGGTAAAGCGCTTATCTAATACGTCACGTTTGGCTTGATTTTGTAAGGCCTCCAACACCAACGGCCCTAACATTTCTGGGCGCACATCATCTTGTAGCACTTCCGGTACCAGCTGCTCGTTCGCTAATAGATTCGGCAGGCTGATAAATTTTGATTTCACCATGCGTGAGATGATGGCATAAGACAGCTTGGCCATTTTATACGCCACTACCATGGGACGTTTTAATAACATAGCTTCTAAGGTGGTGGTGCCCGATGCCATTAACACCACATCGGCCGCCGCCATCGCGGTTTGCGAACCACCTTGTATTAAGGTGATAGGTAGCCCCGCACCCCGTTGCGCAAGCATGGCCTGTAACTGCTGATAACGGGCCTCGTTGGCGGCGGGTAAAATAAACTGTAAATCTGCGCGTTGGTGCAAACACCAGCGGGCGGTTTCTATAAAGGCCTCACCCAACATACGCACTTCGCCGCCACGGCTGCCGGGCAACAATGCCACCAAAGGCTGCTGACCGGAAATGGCCAGCGCATCTTTAGCTTGCTGCTGATTATTTTGCAGTGGGAATTTATCCGCTAAGGGGTGACCTATAAACGACACCGGCACATTATGCTGATGATAAAACTGCGCCTCAAAGGGAAATAAGGTAAGCATTCTATCTACCGCTTTGGCAATTTTATGCACCCTACCACTGCGCCAGGCCCATACCGATGGGCTAACATAGTGGGCAGTTAGCAGCCCCTGCTTGCGCAGCGCCAGCTCTAAGCCTAGGTTAAAGTCGGGAGCATCTATGCCCAAAAACAAATCGGGCGGGTTAGTAATAAAATGCTGTTTTAAACTGCGGCGTATGCGCAATAATTCCGGCAGGCGTTTCAAGGGCTCGACCAAACCCATCACCGCCAAACGCTCCATGGGGTAATGGCTGTTAAAACCTTGCGCCAACATTAGTGGCCCACCTATACCTTCAAACTCGGCATGGGGATGACTCAATTTTAGCGCCTGCATCAGGCTGGCACCGAGAATATCGCCGGACGCTTCACCGACTACTATCCCTATGCGTAAACGTTCCGCCATGATTTAACCCTAAAGACGATGATGAAAATATGACTGACCGACGAATAAATTATTAGCGAACTTTCCCCTAACTACAGTGGAGCTAAAGAAGAACTACAAGCAAACTATCAACCCGCTATACACAGAATATAATTAACGAACGATACCGCGCTGCGAAGCCCGTATGGATTGTATTAATGGGCCTAGCTCGGCACAGTCTGCTTGCATAGCTTGCAACTCTTGCAAAGCTTCCTCAGTGGTTAAACCGCGCCGGTAAATCACTTTATAGGCTTTGCGTATAGTGGCTATAGCCTCGCTACTAAAACCCCTACGCTTTAAACCTTCGGTGTTAATACCTTTGGCCGCCGCGGGACTACCCACCACCGTAACATAGGCAGGTACATCTTTACCTATAGCCGAACCCATACCACTAAAAGAGTGTTCACCTATGCGGCAAAATTGATGGATTAAGGTATAGCCACTGACTATGGCCCAATCCCCTATGTGCACATGGCCCGCCAAAGCTGCGTTATTAACCAAGATGCAGTGATTACCCACCACCGAGTCATGGCCTATGTGCACATAGGCCATAATCAGATTGTCGTTGCCTATGGTGGTTTCGGCCCTATCTTGCACGGTGCCGCGGTGTATGGTGACACCTTCGCGTATCACATTATTATCACCTATCACTAAACGGGTAGGCTCGTCCTTATATTTAAGGTCGGGGGTATCGTCACCAACAGTGGCAAACTGATAAATCGTATTGTTACGGCCGATAACTGTAGGGCCTTTTAGCACCACATGGGATTTAATTACCGTGCCCGCACCTATCTCCACGTCGGGACCGATGATACTCCAAGGGCCCACTTCTACATCGTCGGCCAGCTTGGCGCTGGGATCAATAATGGCTCTACTATCTATCAACATTCAACTGTGTACTCTTAAACTTTTTTATCTGCACATAATATAGAGGCAGATGCCGCTAATTTGCCATCGACAAAGGAACTGCATTGAAACTTCCAAATACCGCGCCTATCAGAGACATAGTCCACTTTTAGCTCTAGCTGGTCACCAGGGACTACTTGCCGCTTAAAACGCACATTATCCACACCAACAAATAAATATATAGAGCCATCCGAGGGTTTTTTATTTTGAGTTTTAAAACCCAAAATGCCAGCTGCCTGCGCCATGGCCTCAATAATTAATACACCGGGCATAACTGGTTTATCAGGAAAATGACCATTAAAAAAAGGTTCATTAGCGCTGACATTTTTAATCGCAGTAATAGACTCACCTAACACCAACTCAGTGACACGATCTACCAGTAAAAAAGGATAGCGATGGGGCAAGTACTCTCGTATTTCTTTTACGTCCATAATCATGGAGTGTATCCCTATAAAACGGTGCACAGTTGCACAGCTATTGATCTATTGTTGCTTATTAGCTTTGATAAATCGGCTAAGTTTTTTAATCCATACGTCTAGCTGAGCAAAGCGTGCCGCCGCTTTGCGCCACTGCTGTGTTTCCAGCATGGGCGTGCCCGAGGAGTAAGAGCCGGGCCGGGCAATTGATTTAGTCACCAGGGTGTGAGCGGTAATATGAACATTATCCGCGAGGCTAATATGCCCCACTATGCCCACGCCACCCGCTATAGTACAGCGACTGCCTATGCGCGTGCTGCCGGCAATAGCGGTGCAACCGGCTATGGCCGTGCCATCACCTATTTGTACATTGTGTGCGCACTGTACCAAGTTATCGATGATGACATGGTTGCCTAGGATGGTGTTATCCAAGGCTCCTCTATCTATGCAGCTATTAGCGCCTATCTCTACGTGATCACCTAATACCACGCCGCCCAACTGCTGAATTTTTTGCCAGCCCTGTGATGTAGGCGCAAAACCAAAGCCATCGGCACCTAACACCACACCGCTGTGTAATATAACAGAATGACCTATGCTCACGCCGTGATACACCGTGACATTGGCGTGTAACAAACCCTGGCCACCAATGACTACGTCGTCCCCTATCACGCAGCCTGGGCCTATCACCACATTGTCAGCAATCTGTACACGCTCCCCTATGACACAGTGGGCACCTATACTGGCACTGCTGGCTATGGTCGCCGACGCCGCCACCACGGCAGAGGCATGCGCGCCTGCCTGTTGCGCGCTACTGGTTTTAAACAGCTGGCTGGCTTGGGCATAACTCAAATAAGGATTGTCAGACACTAAGGCTGCCACCGAACAATGGGGCAACATAGCACGGCTGACTATCACCGCCGAGGCGGCGGTGTGGGCCAGCTCTTTTTGGTAGCGCGGGTTAGCTAAAAAGCTCAGCTGGCCGCTGCCAGCCGAAGCTAGCGTTGCTAAACCAACAATGCGCAGGCTGGAATCGCCTACGCATTGTAAGTGCAGCTGCTCTGCGAGTTCAGCTAGGGAGTAATCACGCACTGTCATGGCTGAGTGAAAATAGTCTAGGTTTATTGCAGATTTAATTTGGCAGTGACTTTAGCCGTCACATCAAAACCGTTATCCACATGCAAGGCGGTTTTTTTATCTAATAATAAACCTAGGCTTTCTTCTTTAATCACTTCAGGCATGATTTTTTGTAGTTTGGGGTAAAAAGCCTGCATTAGTTTTTTAGCCAGCTCTTGCTCAGCGGCTTGTAATTTTTCACGCACATACTTTATATCGGTAGCACTGCTTTGTAGCTTTCGCCCCTCAGCTTGTTTTTGCTCGTCGCTCATTACCGCACTGTCTTTCTGCAACTTTTCTTTATTGGTCATAAATTCTTTTTGCAAAACTTCTAACTGCTTAACACTCTCGGCGTAATCGGGGCGCGCCTGCAAGTCCTTAAATTCTTTTTTAGCCACTTCAGTTTGTAAAATAGCGGTTTGCACATCTAATACCGCAATTTTACCCTGCGCCGCTGCCATTAATGGTACCGCTGCCGCTGTTATAAGCAACATGACTTTTAAGATATTTTTCATAGGTGTTCTCCTCATTATTGTTAAGCAATACTATCCGTATAGTGGACAAGCTACCAGCGCTTAGCCTAAATAGTTTAGAAACTGCGACCTAGTGAGAACTGGAAGTTTTCCGTCTCATCGTATTCGCTTTCGTTTATCGGTTTTGAATAGCTAAAGGTTAAGGGGCCAAAGCCCGTAATCCACGTCATGCCTACACCTACGGAGTAGCGCAATTCATCGACATCGAAATTGAAACAGTTAACCTGACTAGCGCGGCAATCGGTGCTAAACACATTACCCGCATCGATGTAAAAGGCTGAACGTATAGAGCTTTGATCTTTAATAAAGGGCAGTGGGAATAATAACTCCACGCTGGCCTCTACTAATAAGTTACCGCCAAAGGGGTCGGGTTTATTATCCACAGATCGACTACTAAACGAACCATCTGTGGCGGTATATGATAGCTTATTATCCAGCTGTTTGGACTGACCTTTTACTAAGCAGTCGGCAACACTGTTATCAACATCAGCTTGGCTACATATCGCTATTACAGCCTGGCCGCGATCATAGCGCTGGGCCGGAGTACTTCTAGGCCCTAAAGTATTACTCTTAAAACCACGCACCGAACCAAAACCACCGGAGTAAAAGTTTTGGAAGAAAGGCAATTCCTCAACATCACCAAAGCCATCGCCGTAACCTAAATCACTGCGCAGGCGCACTATCCAGTTTTTAGTAATAGGTAAAAATATTTGGCCGGTATAGGTTAATTTAAAAAACTCTAAATCACTACCCGGTACAGTCACCTCAAAAGCCAAACTTTGCGAGGCTCCTCGAGTCGCCATACGGCCACGGTTTAAAGTGGATTGCGACCAGCTAGTGGTGAAGGTGAAGTCATTAAACTCATTGCCGTATAAACCTATAAAGCCGGGCTCGCTGGGTGGTGTTAATAAATCGGCATTGGCTACTGGATCAAAGGTTTTGGGCAGCTCTGCTTGGGCATAGGTGTTAACACCATTGACTACGCCCGCGAATTCGCTGTCGTAATAATGGTTAATAAATTCTGAATCTGTGCGCGGGCTGGCATAAATCTCCTGCACTGCATAATCACCCGCCTCTATCTCGGTGTTGGTAAAGGTAAAGCTATAACCTACCCGCTCGGTTTCTTTAATAGGGTAACTAAAGTTCATCGATGAACCTAAGGTGTTGGTTGAATAGGTGGAAATGTTGGGGATTTCACTTTTCCTATAAAACACTGAGAAACCACGGCTAACACCATCTTCCGTATAATAGGGATTGGTATAGCTAAAGCGTACATTGGTCATATAGCGGCTTTTGTTGAGGCCTATGCCTACCTGCTTGCCGGTACCCATCACATTGTCTTGCTGGATATTGGCGCCAAAAATAATGCCGCTATCCTGCGAGTAACCGACGCTAGCGCCTATGCTGCCGGAAGGTTGCTCTTCCACTTTGTATTTAATGTCTATTTGATCATCGCTGCCAGGGACCTCTATAGTCTCTACCTTGGCGTCTTTAAAATAACCCAGGCGATCTAAGCGTATACGTGATTGCTCTATGCGCGAGGATGACGCTGGCGCACTTTCCATTTGCCGCATTTCACGGCGCAGTACTTCGTCGGCGGTTTTGCTATTGCCTTCAAACTCTATGCGACGCACATAGGTACGCTTACCGGGGTCTATAAAAAACTTGAGATTGACGGTTTGATTTTCTTGATCGATATCGGTAATGGTTTCTACCTTGGCGAAGTTATAACCATCGTTACCCAAACGCTTGGTTAACCATTCTTCGCTGCTAGTCACCGCTGACTGAGAAAAGGTTTGCCCCGACTGTATCAACACAAAAGGCCGTAACTGTTCTTCTTTTACCACTAAATCGCCAGACAGATCGACTTTATCAACGGTATACACATCACCTTCTTTAATATTAATAGTGATGTACACCGCCTTGCGGTCAGGGGTTACCGTAACTTGGGTAGACTCTATGGCAAAGGTTAAATAACCGCGATCTAGGTAGAAGGATTTAATAGCTTCTATATCACCGGCCAAGGCCTCTTTGGCGTATTTATCATCGCTGGTAATCCACGACCAAAAGCCAGTGCTTGATAAGGCCACCAGATCCAGCAACTCGTCTTCTGCAAAATCTTTATTGCCCACAATATTAATATGCTTAATCGCGGCCGTATTGCCCTCATCAATATTGATGTTAACCGACACCCGGTTACGCGGCAGTGATACTACTTCGGTATCTATGCCCGCATCATAACGGCCCTGCGATACATATTGGCGGGTCAACTCTAGCTTCATGGTTTCTAAAGTGGAGCGCTTAAACACCTGCCCTTCTGATAAGCCAGCGCCTTTTAAACCCTCTAACAAGGCCTCAGACTTAATAGCCTTATTGCCCTCTAACACGATTTCGCTAATCGAGGGACGCTCTACCACCGCTACCACCAGCACCGTGCCGTCACGGCCTATTTCCACATCGTCAAAGTTGCCGCTGCGAAACAAGCCGCGTATAGCATTGCTAATCGCCATTTGATCGACAGTATCGCCCACATTAATAGGCACCGTGGTAAACACACTGGCAGCCGATACCCGCTGCAAACCCTGCACCCGTATATCAGACACCACGAAACTATCTTCGGCGTATACACTAATAGAGGAAAACAGCCATAAAGGCGCTAGCAGAACTACTGTAAGAAAACGTGTCATTGGTTATTTATTACCACAAATAATTCATTAGCACAGGCGCGCTCGCATGTTCAAAGCTAGCCTGCTATTCATTAGAGTCGACTGATATCGTTATATAAAGCAAGCATCATCATGCTAATGATAATAAAAAAGCCTAATCGGTAGCCCATTGCTTGAATGCGGTCAGATACAGGACGGCCTGTTATTAGCTCCACTACCCCAAATAAAATATGGCCGCCATCCAAGACTGGTATAGGTAGTAGGTTTAACACCCCCAAACTCACACTAAGTAAGGCCAAGAAGCTCAAGTAGCTGCTGAGGCCAGAGTTTGCCGAGGCGGACGCCACTTTAGCAATGGTTATCGGGCCACTCAAGTTTTTTGGTGAGATTAGGCCCATTAACATCTTTTTAATGGATTGTAGGGTAAAAGCACTCATATCCCAGGTGCGTTTTAGCGACGCGGTCAACGCTGTGACGGGGCTGTATTGAAAATCTCGGCGCAGCTCTGGTGGCCACTCCGGCCATTTCACCCCCATACCGACCTGGCCATAGGCCTGGCCCTGCTCGTCTATTTTACGCTCTGGCGTTAACAAGCTGCTGAGTACTTGTTCATTGCGCAAATACTGTACCGCTATAGCTTGCTCAGGGCGCTCGCGCACATAGTCCACCCAGTCGCCCCACTGCGCGATGGGCTGCTCGTCAGCCTGCACAACAATATCGCCGGTTTTAAAGCCGGCCACAGCGGCCGGGCTACCGGCCACTACTTGATCAATTTCGGCAATCAGCTTGGGGCGGTATAACTCTATCCCTATACCTGCCATCAGATCGGTGACTTCTACCCCCGACAACCAAGTTTCAACCGTAGCGCTAGAGCTATACGTTAAATCGGAGTTGGCATATTTAACGGTGAATTCTATCTCGCCACTGTCACCTATGCGCTCTAACAAGCGTAAGTGCAAGGCTTCCCACGTGGGCGTAGCTTCACCATCAACAGCAACTATCTCCTGGCCCACTTCTAAGCCTGCTAACTCGGCGACAGAACCCGCTTCCACCTTATCGATAATTGGTGCAACACCGGAAACACCGGCTACAAACACAAACCAATACACGATAATGGCTAAGAGGAAATTGGCCAAAGGCCCCGCTGCCACAGTCGCCAAGCGATGGCCTACCGGCTTATTATTAAACGCCATATGACGCAGCTCTTCAGGCACCTCACCCTCGCGCTCGTCTAGCATTTTGACATAGCCGCCCAAGGGGATAGCGGCGATAACATATTCAGTATCTAGCTTATCGCGCCAGCGGTATAGGGGTTTACCAAAGCCCACAGAAAAACGCAGTACTTTAATACCGCAGCGTCTAGCCACCCAAAAATGGCCGTATTCGTGTATGGACACCAATATCGCTAAGGTGAAAAGGGTAATTAATACTGTTTGCAATAATTCCATGGAAAGAGACTACAACCTTTTTATTAGGGCTACTTCAATTCAATAATTAAGCGCAGGCGCGATTAGCGACCTGCTGCTGGGCTAAATCTCTGGCCTGTTGATCGGCCAATTGGACCACGGCCAAGGTAGAGGGTTCCACCAGCTGCGCGCTGGCCAACACCGACCGGATAATAACAGGGATATCAGTAAAACGTATCTGTTGATTGAGAAAAGCCTCTACTGCTACCTCATTGGCCGCATTTAACACCACCATAGCGGTTTTGCCGGTTTTAACCGCCTGCACAGCCAGCTCCAAACAAGGGAAGCGCTGGTAGTCGGGGGCTTCAAAATCCAGTGTTGCGGTGGTGATTATATCCAAGCTGGCCACACCCGACGCTATGCGCTCGGGCCAAGCTAGGGCATGCGCTATAGGGGTACGCATATCGGGATTACCCAACTGCGCCAGCACCGAACCGTCTACATACTCCACCATAGAGTGGATGATGCTTTGCGGGTGTATCACTATCTCTATATCTTCAGGCTGGGCGTTAAACAACCAGCAGGCTTCGATAAATTCCAAGCCCTTATTCATCATGGTGGCGGAATCGACTGATATTTTGCGCCCCATAGACCAATTAGGGTGGGCGCAGGCTTGGTCGGGAGTCACAGTAGCCAGCTGCTCTAGTGGCGTTTGTCGAAACGGGCCACCTGAGCCGGTAAGTAGAATTTTTCGTATGCCGCTAGCCGCCAAGGGATGACTGCCCTGACCCTGCTGCGACTGACTGGGCATGCATTGAAAAATGGCATTGTGTTCGCTATCGATGGGCAGCAGTACCGAACCACTTTTTTTCACCGCCTCCATAAACAAGCCACCAGCCATCACCAGCGCCTCTTTATTAGCCAGTAAGACTTTTTTGCCACTCTCTACCGCCACCATAGTGGGTGCTAAACCGGCAGCGCCAACGATAGCGGCCATCACCGTATCCACCTCAACATGACTGGCAACGGCATTTAAACCTTCATCACCACTAAGCACTTCAGTATCGTGCAGGCCCTGCTCTTTAAGCAACGTCACTAATTGCGCTGCCGCCTGCGGGTCGCGCAACACCGCATAGCGAGGCTTATGCTGGGCCACTTGAGCGGCTAACTCTACGACACTGCTATTGGCGGTTAAAGCGAAGAGGCGATAGCGCTCGGGGTGCCTAGCGCAAACATCCAAGGTGCTTACGCCTATAGAGCCAGTAGCGCCTAACACGGTGATATTTTCTACTGCGATGGCTTTATCCACTCTATTACCAACCTACCAATAATAAGCACAGCGCATAAACCGGCGCTGCTGCTGTTAAACTATCCAGCCTATCCATAATGCCGCCATGACCGGGCAAAATAGTGCCACTGTCTTTAACGCCCTGGTGGCGCTTAACCATACTCTCTAATAAATCACCTAGCACTGACGCCAAACCCGTTAATACAGCCACCACCAGCACGACTTCCAGACGCATAGTGTCAGTGCCGTAGCCATACCACAGTGCCACTGACAGACCACAAGTAGCCGCTAGGCCACCCCAAAATCCAGCCCAAGATTTACCCGGGCTAACGGCTACCGCCAGCTTGGCTTTACCCCAAGCCTTACCGCTGAAATAAGCACCGGTATCAGCACAGGCTACTAAGGCTAGTAAAATAAAGAGGTAAGCTATGCCATGAGCGTTAAAACGCAGTGAGATAAACGCCAGCCAAGCGGGAATTAATACCAAAAAACCCATCACTAAACGCGCAGGCACTGCTCCCCACAGCTTGCCGCTAGCGGGATAGCTTTTCACCCATAACAAGGCTACGGCCCACCACAGGCAGCCCAAGCCCAATACCTCACGCACCTGCAACCACGCTAAGGACTCACTCATCAACTGACAATACCAAGCCACCGCCGCTATCAGCAACAAACTACTCAGGGTGTAAGTTGCGCGACTGACAGTGCCCTGCAGGCCAGCCAAGGCCGACCACTCCCAGCTCGCCGCTAGGATGATGACTGTCATTACCGCAGCAAAATACAAGGGAGACAAAAAAACAATGGCGCAAGTCATCGCGCCTACCAATACTAATGCTGTAATTATTCGCTGTTTAAGCACGACAGCCCTCTTTTATTTATTCTCGTTATGTACTGTCGGCGTCTTTACGAGCACCAAAGCGTCTATCACGTTGCGCGTAGGCAGCCAGTGCCTCACGCAGGTCGAGCTCGGAAAAATCTGGCCACAGAGTTTTGGAAAAAAACAATTCTGCATAAGCCAGCTGCCATAGCAAAAAATTGCTGATGCGATGTTCATCCGCGGTACGCACACACAGATCGGGGGCCGGCAAATCAGCCAAAGCCATATGCTTGGCCATGTGTTGGCTATCCACCTGTTCCAGCGCCAACTCACCGCGCTGTACCTGTCCCGCTAAGATTTTGGCGGCGTTGGCTATATCCCACTGGCCGCCGTAATCCACCGCCAACACCAATACCGCCTTATCATTATTTGCGGTTAGCCGCTCAGCCTCAGCCATTTGCTTGCGCAAAGCCGTACTGAAATTATTACGATTACCGATAAACCGCATTTGCACACCGTCGGCATGCAAGCGCTTCATTTCTTTTTTTAAATAGCTAGCAAACAACTGCATTAGCGCCTTAACCTCTAAGGCCGGGCGCTGCCAGTTTTCGCTACTAAAGGCAAACAGGGTAACCACTTGTATGCCATAGCCCATAGCCATTTGCAGTACTTTGCGCACTGACTCAACCCCGGCGGTATGCCCCGACGTGGTTGACTTGCCGTGCTGCTTGGCCCAACGACTATTACCGTCCATGATAAAAGCTATGTGTTGCGGTATTACCGCAAAATCACCCGCTTTTTCACCTAGCGTAATCGCTGCACCAGAGTCACTATCACTTGAATCCGGCATAAGGTGTTTATATTTCCATTAAGTCTTTTTCTTTAATCGCCAAAGCCTTATCAACTTCGACCACATACTTATCGGTGATTTTTTGAATATCATCCTGCGCGCGGCGCTCGTCGTCTTCAGAAATTTCTTTTTCTTTCTGTAGCTCTTTAATATCGCCTAATATGTCTCTACGTATATTGCGTAAAGACACTTTCGAATGCTCAGCCTCGGAACGAGCCTGCTTGGTATAACCCTTGCGGGTTTCTTCCGTTAGCATAGGCATAGGTATACGTATTACCGCACCGGCGGTAGACGGGTTTAAACCCAAGCCCGATTTCATAATGGCTTTTTCGACTTCCGGCACCATAGGCTTTTCCCAGGGTACGACTGA contains:
- the ispC gene encoding 1-deoxy-D-xylulose-5-phosphate reductoisomerase translates to MDKAIAVENITVLGATGSIGVSTLDVCARHPERYRLFALTANSSVVELAAQVAQHKPRYAVLRDPQAAAQLVTLLKEQGLHDTEVLSGDEGLNAVASHVEVDTVMAAIVGAAGLAPTMVAVESGKKVLLANKEALVMAGGLFMEAVKKSGSVLLPIDSEHNAIFQCMPSQSQQGQGSHPLAASGIRKILLTGSGGPFRQTPLEQLATVTPDQACAHPNWSMGRKISVDSATMMNKGLEFIEACWLFNAQPEDIEIVIHPQSIIHSMVEYVDGSVLAQLGNPDMRTPIAHALAWPERIASGVASLDIITTATLDFEAPDYQRFPCLELAVQAVKTGKTAMVVLNAANEVAVEAFLNQQIRFTDIPVIIRSVLASAQLVEPSTLAVVQLADQQARDLAQQQVANRACA
- a CDS encoding phosphatidate cytidylyltransferase, yielding MLKQRIITALVLVGAMTCAIVFLSPLYFAAVMTVIILAASWEWSALAGLQGTVSRATYTLSSLLLIAAVAWYCQLMSESLAWLQVREVLGLGCLWWAVALLWVKSYPASGKLWGAVPARLVMGFLVLIPAWLAFISLRFNAHGIAYLFILLALVACADTGAYFSGKAWGKAKLAVAVSPGKSWAGFWGGLAATCGLSVALWYGYGTDTMRLEVVLVVAVLTGLASVLGDLLESMVKRHQGVKDSGTILPGHGGIMDRLDSLTAAAPVYALCLLLVGW
- the uppS gene encoding polyprenyl diphosphate synthase; the encoded protein is MPDSSDSDSGAAITLGEKAGDFAVIPQHIAFIMDGNSRWAKQHGKSTTSGHTAGVESVRKVLQMAMGYGIQVVTLFAFSSENWQRPALEVKALMQLFASYLKKEMKRLHADGVQMRFIGNRNNFSTALRKQMAEAERLTANNDKAVLVLAVDYGGQWDIANAAKILAGQVQRGELALEQVDSQHMAKHMALADLPAPDLCVRTADEHRISNFLLWQLAYAELFFSKTLWPDFSELDLREALAAYAQRDRRFGARKDADST
- the frr gene encoding ribosome recycling factor; translation: MQKTMAALGVSLNKIRTGRAHPSILDGIRVNYYGSETPLSQVAAINIEDGRTLSVVPWEKPMVPEVEKAIMKSGLGLNPSTAGAVIRIPMPMLTEETRKGYTKQARSEAEHSKVSLRNIRRDILGDIKELQKEKEISEDDERRAQDDIQKITDKYVVEVDKALAIKEKDLMEI